One region of Centropristis striata isolate RG_2023a ecotype Rhode Island chromosome 3, C.striata_1.0, whole genome shotgun sequence genomic DNA includes:
- the nuak2 gene encoding NUAK family SNF1-like kinase 2, producing the protein MDGLHVARLSSNRRPSLGALPPDENAPVVGRAPSQVTVKRQAVKRHHHKHNLKHRYEFLETLGKGTYGKVKKAKERSGRLVAIKSIRKEKIKDEQDLVHIRREIEIMSSLCHPQIITIYEVFENKDKIVIVMEYASRGDLYDYICDKRNISEREARHFFRQIVSAVHYCHQNGIVHRDLKLENILLDGNGNVKIADFGLSNLYHGDEYLQTFCGSPLYASPEIVNGRPYRGPEVDTWSLGVLLYTMVHGTMPFDGHNHKSLVQQISTGNYRKPTNPSDACGLIRWMLMVNPERRATIEEIAGHWWLNWGYQQPLLSETKSSSAEQTTSPASPSTTHPAGLAGVASWLRRTSRPLLENGSKMRCLLRSQGGGGDVVRQRSLRRSRKENNVSQTVHEVNTDSRPSKGILKRRNSVKQKAMSETAAVEPQKMLDLSAPANAPSSALLPRKGILKKPTEHESGYYSSSPENSDSGWTPQTKECPSAPTHRKGILKRNGKFSSDRLQEFGSLDQLAASLPRGGTRLRPSGAISEDSILSSESFDQLDLPDRVGPPAQIDKPAKAIMRGCVSADNLLDIKEDGILGDGSLRSWNCYQSGVADSAFSITDCDNVTEAYKQALVIRGSAAS; encoded by the exons ATGGACGGCTTACATGTTGCCCGTCTTTCGTCAAACCGTAGGCCGTCTCTGGGGGCGCTCCCACCCGATGAAAACGCTCCTGTGGTTGGGAGAGCTCCGTCCCAGGTGACGGTGAAGAGACAGGCCGTGAAGAGACACCACCACAAACACAACCTGAAGCACAGGTACGAGTTTCTGGAGACACTCGGGAAGGGAACCTATGGCAAGGTGAAGAAGGCCAAGGAAAGATCCGGCAGACTG gtTGCCATAAAGTCGATCAGAAAGGAGAAGATCAAGGATGAGCAGGACCTGGTTCATATCCGCAGAGAAATTGAGATCATGTCGTCACTCTGCCATCCACAGATCATCACCATATATGAAG TTTTTGAGAACAAGGAcaaaattgtgattgtgatgGAGTACGCCAGCCGAGGAGACCTGTACGACTACATCTGTGACAAGAGGAACATCTCTGAGCGGGAGGCCAGGCATTTCTTCAGACAGATTGTATCAGCTGTGCACTACTGCCATCAG AATGGAATAGTACACCGGGACCTGAAACTGGAAAATATTTTACTAGATGGGAACGGCAATGTGAAG ATCGCAGACTTTGGCCTGTCGAACCTCTACCACGGCGACGAGTATCTCCAAACCTTCTGCGGCAGCCCTCTGTATGCTTCCCCAGAGATCGTCAATGGACGGCCGTACCGTGGACCAGAGGTGGACACTTGGTCTCTCGGTGTGCTGTTGTACACTATGGTTCACGGCACCATGCCATTCGATGGACACAACCACAAGTCACTGGTCCAACAGATAAGCACTGGAAACTACCGGAAACCCACCAACCCCTCTG ATGCTTGTGGGCTTATCCGCTGGATGCTGATGGTAAATCCTGAGCGAAGAGCCACAATAGAGGAGATCGCAGGACACTGGTGGCTCAACTGGGGCTACCAGCAGCCATTACTGTCTGAGACAAAGAGCAGTTCAGCAGAGCAGACAACTTCACCAGCCTCTCCATCAACAACACACCCTGCTGGGCTGGCTGGTGTTGCTAGTTGGCTGCGGCGTACATCCAGGCCTTTACTGGAGAACGGCTCCAAAATGCGCTGCCTGCTCCGCTCACAGGGAGGCGGAGGGGATGTAGTCCGGCAGCGCTCTCTGCGAAGGTCACGAAAGGAGAACAACGTCTCCCAGACCGTTCATGAAGTAAACACAGACAGTCGGCCCTCCAAGGGGATTTTAAAGAGGCGCAACAGTGTGAAGCAGAAAGCGATGAGTGAAACCGCTGCTGTGGAGCCACAGAAGATGTTGGACTTGTCTGCACCAGCTAATGCGCCTTCATCTGCACTGCTGCCCCGCAAAGGTATCCTAAAGAAGCCCACGGAGCATGAGTCGGGGTACTACTCCTCCTCTCCAGAGAACAGCGACTCTGGCTGGACACCACAAACTAAAGAGTGCCCCTCAGCTCCGACCCACAGGAAGGGCATCCTCAAGCGCAATGGAAAGTTCTCGTCAGATCGGCTGCAGGAGTTTGGCTCTCTGGACCAGCTGGCAGCCTCTCTACCACGCGGAGGCACCAGGTTAAGACCGAGTGGGGCCATCAGCGAGGACAGCATTCTGTCTTCTGAGTCCTTCGACCAGCTGGATCTGCCAGACCGCGTAGGACCTCCAGCGCAGATAGATAAACCAGCCAAGGCGATTATGAGAGGATGCGTGTCTGCTGACAACCTGCTGGACATCAAAGAAGACGGGATCCTTGGGGACGGGTCGCTGCGGTCCTGGAACTGCTACCAGTCTGGAGTGGCTGACAGTGCCTTCTCCATCACAGACTGTGACAATGTAACAGAGGCTTACAAACAGGCCTTGGTTATACGAGGCTCTGCAGCAAGCTGA